In Desulfovibrio gilichinskyi, a genomic segment contains:
- a CDS encoding cysteine synthase: MFANDILELVGGTPLVEMRHLNPSKNVKILAKLESMNPGGSIKDRVASAMIKRAEESGELTPGKIIIEATSGNTGIGLAMVCAVKGYKLMLIMPETASEERKMIMRAYGADILLTPGHLATDGAIEQAYRFYREEPEKYLLTDQYNNSASISAHYDGTAQEIWDQTDGKVTHVVACLGTSGTIMGITKRLKELNPAIQIIAVEPKPGHKIQGLKNMQESYPPGIYDKQKLDRIIRVEDSDAFDSCRRLAKEEGVFVGMSSGAAMSGAAAIANELDEGLIVTIFPDGGERYLSTPLFRPQVFKGPKIFDQSTGEDKILSGVDGGTGMFTMGPSFDNPYDPEAFRRIVMLDVLARHLEREGSKVSALVGLADLEDQTLAVSRDRGVSREAFAKEITSAMEAAAKLLGVRKSVRFGRASACVDRTIAICRTMLAHGLAYEKLRSVYFDVSRDKGYGHMTNMDIDMVSLGKTVDMDDYVKENPRDFTLLKRATLQDLKLGDVLETDWGNVRPSWFLQQAVTALEGLPGVSLLLAGEIHRFPHLENLRAIWAGAGVAPQVWMVAQPVLPGCAVLPCVDELIEQAGQPIAVRMWMLSSSYKKPLVCSEQAISMWVKNQQKLQDLAAGLSMLANNSGEISEDIDQEVFTLKSGLSQALDDNLKLHRFWPILFGFCKTINSLLGSAKLCGAEAQFCLNQLLEVDDILGILDHDAMPVPFAKLPEEVKLILEDRELARGKKDFATADALRDKLLEAGFNVEDSSDGARVFKVR, translated from the coding sequence ATGTTTGCAAATGATATTCTTGAACTGGTCGGCGGAACACCTCTTGTAGAGATGCGTCATCTTAATCCAAGTAAAAATGTCAAAATTCTGGCCAAGCTTGAATCAATGAATCCGGGCGGTTCTATTAAAGACCGCGTGGCTTCGGCTATGATTAAGCGGGCAGAGGAATCCGGCGAACTTACCCCCGGTAAAATAATAATCGAGGCTACTTCCGGCAACACCGGAATAGGGCTGGCGATGGTGTGCGCGGTAAAAGGTTATAAGCTTATGCTGATTATGCCTGAAACTGCGTCTGAAGAGCGTAAGATGATTATGCGTGCTTACGGGGCGGATATTCTGCTTACTCCGGGGCATTTGGCGACTGACGGCGCAATTGAGCAGGCTTACCGCTTTTATCGCGAGGAACCTGAAAAGTATCTATTGACTGATCAATACAATAACAGTGCTTCAATTTCAGCACATTATGATGGAACTGCTCAGGAAATATGGGATCAGACTGACGGAAAGGTTACTCACGTTGTCGCCTGTCTGGGAACAAGCGGAACCATAATGGGGATAACCAAACGCCTAAAAGAGCTTAACCCCGCTATACAGATTATTGCTGTTGAACCTAAGCCCGGTCATAAGATTCAGGGTCTTAAGAATATGCAGGAATCTTATCCTCCCGGGATATATGATAAGCAGAAGCTGGACCGCATAATACGTGTTGAAGACAGTGACGCTTTTGACAGTTGCCGCAGACTTGCGAAAGAAGAGGGCGTTTTTGTCGGAATGAGTTCCGGAGCTGCCATGTCCGGAGCTGCCGCCATTGCTAACGAGCTTGATGAAGGTTTAATCGTCACTATTTTTCCTGACGGCGGCGAGCGTTATCTTTCAACTCCTCTTTTCCGTCCGCAGGTTTTTAAGGGACCGAAAATTTTTGACCAGTCCACAGGTGAAGATAAAATTTTATCAGGCGTTGACGGCGGGACCGGAATGTTCACCATGGGGCCGTCTTTTGACAATCCTTATGACCCCGAAGCATTTCGGCGTATCGTGATGCTGGACGTGCTTGCGCGTCATCTTGAACGTGAGGGAAGCAAAGTTTCCGCGTTGGTCGGGCTTGCCGATCTTGAAGATCAGACACTTGCAGTTTCGCGTGACAGGGGCGTTTCCCGTGAAGCTTTTGCTAAAGAAATAACCTCCGCAATGGAAGCAGCCGCGAAGTTGTTAGGTGTCCGAAAGTCCGTTCGTTTCGGAAGAGCTTCTGCCTGCGTCGACAGAACTATAGCCATCTGCCGCACTATGCTGGCTCACGGTCTTGCTTACGAAAAACTTCGCTCAGTATATTTTGATGTGTCCCGCGACAAGGGGTACGGACATATGACCAACATGGATATCGACATGGTCAGTCTCGGCAAAACTGTTGATATGGATGATTACGTTAAAGAGAATCCACGTGATTTCACGCTTCTTAAACGTGCAACTTTGCAGGATTTAAAACTTGGAGATGTGCTTGAAACTGATTGGGGAAATGTGCGTCCAAGCTGGTTTTTACAGCAGGCCGTAACTGCTCTGGAAGGTCTGCCGGGAGTGAGTCTGCTTTTAGCCGGAGAAATCCACAGGTTTCCGCATTTGGAAAATTTACGCGCAATATGGGCGGGAGCAGGAGTTGCTCCGCAAGTATGGATGGTTGCGCAGCCCGTTTTGCCCGGTTGCGCAGTTCTGCCGTGCGTAGATGAATTAATAGAACAGGCGGGACAGCCCATTGCGGTGCGTATGTGGATGCTTTCATCATCATACAAAAAGCCGTTAGTGTGCAGTGAGCAGGCTATTTCCATGTGGGTTAAGAATCAGCAGAAGTTGCAGGATCTTGCCGCAGGACTCAGCATGCTTGCTAATAATTCCGGTGAAATTTCCGAAGATATCGATCAGGAAGTGTTCACACTCAAAAGCGGGCTTTCACAGGCCCTTGATGATAACTTGAAACTGCACAGATTTTGGCCCATTCTGTTCGGATTCTGCAAGACTATAAATTCATTACTTGGATCAGCTAAGCTTTGCGGCGCAGAAGCTCAGTTTTGTTTGAATCAATTGCTCGAAGTAGATGATATTTTAGGCATTCTCGACCATGATGCTATGCCTGTTCCATTCGCAAAGTTGCCCGAAGAAGTTAAGCTGATTCTGGAAGACAGAGAGCTAGCACGGGGCAAAAAGGATTTTGCCACAGCTGACGCATTACGAGATAAGTTGCTTGAAGCTGGATTCAACGTGGAAGATAGTTCGGACGGAGCGCGGGTTTTTAAGGTTAGGTAA
- a CDS encoding CHASE2 domain-containing protein — MFITGMVTTLIVAVLYIFRPPMLQFVDYKIYDEFMRRSSVGEKTNVPAIVDIDEESLAALGQWPWPRYRMALLLAKIQQAGALSTGLDMLLAEPDRTSPQTIQESLQNELGVTVNFKGLPKGLMDNDQVLADVLAQGRFVLGFYFDFNEKDSEHHEHSSECALEPFSISQIRTKDSPSLDKLTRTAISAICPLPTLARASPLCGFYNSITDFDGVVRRVPLIISWNGKQYPSLALATLMKAMNKKSVIAKTTKYGFESIRVGKTVIPVDARGQMLVRYRGGVSEFPYYSARDILSGKIGEKELKGKIVLMGTSAAGLRDLRVTPYTPNYPGVEVHATVIDNILTKDFLLRPDWIPGLGLIILLAAGILTTILLTWTRSLLIVLPIAVMGIATVAGALFVFRTYHAYLTPTYALITLGLNFTTLTLIKFWREEGQKKFLRATFSSYLAPELIDEMFSKREMPELGGEAKTITAYFTDIQSFSTFSEKLTATQLVELLNEYLSVMTDILIDNKGTLDKYEGDAIIAFFGAPMDVPDNALRACRVAVAMQQANNELRDKWSKEKKLPDDPTRNTKGFPEAEWATDEKWPKVVHKMRTRIGINTGEIVVGNMGSAMRMNYTMMGDSVNLAARLEEGAKQFGIFTAVSHFTLEMDATDESGKPCKVMDLVEARLIDNIQVVGKSEPVRIYELVAMKGDLTENEKILFELFSKAREHYVKTEWDKAIELYKEAEKYERFTDTKVTPSAVFRKRAEEYKINPPVPAGEVWDGVYRMTKK, encoded by the coding sequence TTGTTCATAACCGGAATGGTGACGACACTTATTGTAGCGGTCCTCTATATTTTCCGGCCGCCTATGCTGCAATTTGTTGATTACAAAATATATGACGAATTCATGCGCAGATCTTCTGTAGGAGAAAAAACAAATGTTCCGGCAATTGTTGATATAGATGAAGAAAGCCTTGCGGCGCTTGGACAATGGCCGTGGCCGCGATACAGAATGGCTTTGCTATTAGCAAAGATTCAGCAGGCCGGAGCTCTTTCAACAGGACTTGATATGCTCCTTGCCGAACCGGACAGAACTTCTCCGCAGACAATCCAGGAAAGTCTTCAAAATGAGCTTGGAGTTACTGTCAACTTTAAAGGACTGCCTAAAGGTCTGATGGACAACGATCAGGTGCTTGCCGATGTGCTTGCCCAAGGCAGATTTGTGCTTGGTTTCTATTTTGATTTTAACGAAAAAGACAGTGAACATCACGAACACTCCTCTGAATGTGCCTTAGAACCTTTTTCTATCTCACAGATAAGAACCAAGGATTCACCATCACTTGATAAACTTACCCGCACTGCGATAAGTGCAATCTGCCCCCTGCCAACACTTGCAAGGGCTTCACCATTATGCGGATTTTATAATTCCATTACTGATTTTGACGGAGTTGTAAGGCGAGTTCCGCTGATCATATCATGGAACGGAAAACAATATCCAAGTCTGGCTCTTGCGACGCTTATGAAAGCGATGAACAAAAAAAGTGTTATCGCAAAAACAACAAAATATGGATTTGAATCAATCAGAGTGGGCAAAACAGTCATTCCCGTTGACGCAAGAGGGCAGATGCTTGTCCGTTACCGTGGCGGCGTCAGTGAGTTTCCATATTACAGTGCACGCGACATTTTAAGCGGGAAAATCGGCGAGAAAGAACTCAAAGGTAAAATTGTTTTAATGGGCACATCTGCCGCAGGTTTGCGCGATCTACGAGTCACGCCATACACCCCCAATTACCCCGGAGTTGAGGTTCACGCTACGGTCATCGACAACATCCTCACAAAAGACTTTCTGCTCCGCCCGGACTGGATTCCCGGACTGGGACTTATAATACTGCTTGCCGCCGGAATTTTAACGACCATCCTGCTTACATGGACCCGCTCTCTTTTAATTGTTTTACCTATCGCTGTAATGGGCATTGCTACCGTTGCCGGAGCCTTATTTGTTTTCAGAACATATCACGCTTACCTTACTCCTACCTACGCTCTGATTACATTGGGGCTGAATTTCACCACGCTCACGTTAATCAAATTCTGGCGTGAAGAAGGACAGAAAAAATTCTTACGTGCGACATTTTCATCATATCTGGCGCCGGAACTTATCGACGAGATGTTTTCAAAAAGAGAAATGCCGGAACTTGGCGGCGAAGCAAAAACAATCACAGCATATTTTACAGATATCCAAAGCTTCTCCACTTTCTCCGAAAAGCTGACCGCAACACAGCTTGTTGAGCTTCTTAACGAGTACCTCTCGGTAATGACGGATATTCTTATTGATAACAAAGGAACCCTCGATAAATACGAAGGTGATGCCATCATAGCTTTCTTCGGTGCGCCGATGGATGTTCCGGATAATGCTCTACGCGCCTGCCGGGTCGCGGTTGCCATGCAACAGGCCAATAACGAACTGCGTGATAAATGGAGCAAGGAAAAGAAATTACCGGATGATCCCACCAGAAACACCAAAGGATTCCCTGAGGCTGAGTGGGCAACAGATGAAAAATGGCCGAAAGTAGTCCACAAGATGCGCACCAGAATCGGCATCAACACCGGAGAAATAGTAGTAGGTAACATGGGTAGTGCCATGCGTATGAACTACACCATGATGGGTGACTCTGTTAACCTTGCCGCCCGCTTAGAAGAAGGCGCAAAGCAATTCGGCATATTCACAGCGGTCAGCCATTTTACACTTGAAATGGATGCGACAGATGAGAGCGGAAAACCATGCAAAGTAATGGACTTGGTAGAAGCAAGGCTGATCGATAACATTCAGGTTGTCGGCAAAAGCGAGCCGGTCAGAATCTACGAACTGGTCGCCATGAAAGGCGACCTCACCGAAAACGAAAAGATTCTGTTTGAACTGTTCAGCAAGGCACGTGAGCATTACGTCAAGACTGAATGGGATAAGGCCATTGAATTATACAAAGAGGCTGAAAAATATGAACGGTTCACAGACACCAAAGTAACGCCGTCCGCAGTGTTTCGCAAAAGAGCGGAAGAATACAAAATTAATCCGCCTGTGCCAGCCGGAGAGGTTTGGGATGGGGTTTATCGGATGACTAAGAAGTAG
- a CDS encoding TolC family protein: MILVRYPALFTVFFLFFASVGEVAAQTEMAKGMTAGMTTMNPNQIDGKPYLVRILKNLLSTHDRIKAAEARVESAEHLVSQSWSGWTPSIDASVEGGREEIDKPGGGTNKGRNEEKIKATQLLYDFGGATGGITRAEAVLKEYEAALDQTKQELIIQGVDAYLGLIRSREMLKYALESENSMKRLSGMEETLVKRGAGLSYKELQIKAQLAGAMSYRVTVERQVQIARNRFKSVFGYTVTTEEIDKMVPVHMPATYMPASIDDAIAQAYEKNPQLIQLKYSKDAYASDVDIQEATLFPKFEFAVEGKRREQDQGADGVRMENKATLQVSYSGFSGIAEYQGAQAAKANLREIRKQTLDVRRTVEENVRNAWLELMTLRKNAELYRTQANITAEFLDLIKKKRATGEQVELLDILVGERDYSTATSASVTSDIDNIIFAYRLLYQMGMINLEVFE; the protein is encoded by the coding sequence ATGATCCTTGTTCGTTATCCTGCTCTATTTACGGTTTTTTTTCTTTTTTTTGCATCGGTTGGGGAAGTTGCCGCCCAGACCGAGATGGCGAAAGGAATGACTGCTGGAATGACTACAATGAATCCGAATCAGATTGACGGCAAACCTTACCTTGTCAGAATTTTAAAAAATCTTCTATCTACGCATGACAGGATTAAAGCTGCCGAAGCTCGCGTGGAATCAGCTGAACATCTTGTTTCACAAAGCTGGTCCGGCTGGACTCCAAGTATTGATGCCTCTGTTGAAGGCGGCCGTGAAGAGATTGATAAACCCGGCGGCGGAACAAATAAAGGCAGAAACGAAGAAAAAATTAAAGCTACCCAGTTGCTTTATGATTTCGGCGGCGCAACCGGAGGAATTACCCGGGCAGAAGCTGTTCTTAAAGAATATGAAGCAGCACTTGATCAGACGAAACAGGAATTGATTATTCAGGGAGTTGATGCATATCTCGGGCTTATACGTTCAAGAGAAATGCTTAAATACGCACTTGAGTCTGAAAACAGTATGAAGCGTCTTTCCGGTATGGAAGAAACTCTTGTTAAACGCGGGGCGGGTCTTTCATATAAAGAATTGCAGATTAAGGCGCAGCTCGCAGGAGCTATGTCGTACAGAGTGACAGTTGAAAGGCAGGTGCAGATTGCCCGCAACCGTTTTAAATCAGTATTCGGCTATACCGTCACCACTGAAGAAATAGATAAGATGGTCCCTGTACATATGCCGGCTACTTACATGCCGGCCTCCATTGATGACGCCATTGCGCAGGCTTACGAAAAGAATCCTCAGCTTATCCAGCTTAAATATTCAAAAGACGCATATGCAAGTGATGTTGATATTCAGGAAGCAACTTTATTTCCGAAGTTTGAGTTTGCTGTGGAAGGAAAAAGAAGAGAGCAGGATCAGGGCGCAGACGGCGTAAGAATGGAAAATAAAGCTACTTTGCAAGTAAGTTATTCCGGTTTTTCCGGTATAGCTGAGTATCAGGGTGCTCAGGCTGCAAAAGCCAATCTGCGAGAAATACGCAAGCAGACTCTTGATGTGAGACGCACGGTTGAAGAAAATGTCAGAAATGCATGGCTTGAACTGATGACACTTCGTAAGAATGCTGAACTTTACAGAACTCAGGCCAATATTACTGCCGAGTTTCTTGATTTGATCAAGAAAAAGAGAGCGACCGGAGAACAGGTCGAACTTCTGGATATTTTGGTTGGTGAGCGAGACTACAGTACTGCTACAAGCGCAAGTGTAACGTCTGACATTGATAATATAATTTTTGCCTACAGACTTCTCTATCAGATGGGGATGATTAACCTAGAAGTATTTGAGTAA
- a CDS encoding ATP-binding cassette domain-containing protein codes for MRELLRRLSLVPFIAFEISLASLFINILSLASPIFVIQVLNRYVGYGFDGTLITLTCGVLIAGFLNHGFTLVRGRMASAVNVGPDRALAEAVLTCLARAKMNTLGRIPPARIHELMNGFQVVQSGYDASVICSVLDMPFFLMFVGAVFFLSPAIAIITIFIVLCSYVSGLLSMRRGKVLMEDMRNESIAHRGHLSNAISGADTVRAFGGIGLLSTVLDSQVEKIQNIKRNMVQSGTRAQAVLQTLSMLLRVFVYAVGAREVVAGSLSMGGLIGVSILSGKALSVSASFIKSRNMIDQAAEMMVSLREFMNQPLESSTGTVLNNYSGSIELKDLGFAYPGSTGPLFERLSVDIKAGDIVVITGHNGSGKTTLVRLLLGLIDPGRGQILAGGVDLRQLAAPWWRSQVMYLPQEPRFLNATIKENICMNCPDIDDERIGRIVDAAGLKRYLNTSVQGLEAQVVNGGQELAVGIRRRLALARALAVHGAVCVLDEPTEGFDPEGLRIMDMVIKSLVNAKKTLIIVTQDVRLAERSDVLIDLSSKPLPTILYPSKERQSQGRSTAAGGEKNDQ; via the coding sequence ATGCGTGAGTTACTACGCAGGCTGTCACTCGTTCCTTTTATTGCATTTGAGATTTCTCTAGCCTCGTTGTTTATTAATATTCTTTCTCTTGCTTCACCTATTTTTGTCATACAGGTTCTCAACCGCTATGTAGGCTACGGTTTTGACGGGACTTTGATCACCCTTACTTGCGGAGTTTTGATCGCCGGATTTTTAAATCACGGCTTCACCCTCGTGCGGGGCCGTATGGCTTCGGCTGTTAATGTCGGTCCTGACAGAGCTCTTGCCGAGGCTGTCTTAACCTGCCTTGCCCGTGCGAAAATGAATACTCTCGGCCGCATTCCACCCGCCCGCATCCATGAGCTTATGAACGGCTTTCAGGTTGTTCAATCCGGCTATGATGCTTCAGTTATCTGCTCTGTTCTGGATATGCCGTTTTTTCTCATGTTTGTCGGCGCAGTCTTTTTTCTCAGTCCAGCTATTGCAATCATCACTATCTTTATTGTTTTGTGTTCATATGTTTCAGGGCTGCTAAGTATGCGGCGCGGTAAGGTTTTGATGGAAGATATGCGTAATGAATCAATCGCCCACCGTGGTCATCTTTCCAATGCTATCTCCGGGGCGGATACGGTCAGAGCTTTCGGAGGAATCGGACTTCTTTCAACCGTTCTGGATAGTCAGGTTGAAAAAATTCAAAATATCAAGCGCAACATGGTTCAGAGCGGAACACGGGCGCAGGCTGTGTTGCAAACTCTAAGCATGTTGCTGCGTGTTTTTGTTTACGCCGTCGGCGCGCGTGAAGTTGTTGCAGGCTCGCTCAGCATGGGAGGGCTCATCGGCGTTTCTATTCTGTCCGGCAAAGCTCTTTCGGTTTCAGCCTCTTTTATTAAATCACGCAATATGATTGATCAGGCTGCGGAAATGATGGTTTCTTTGCGGGAGTTTATGAACCAGCCGCTTGAATCTTCAACCGGAACAGTTCTGAATAATTATTCCGGAAGCATTGAATTAAAGGATCTGGGTTTTGCTTATCCCGGTTCCACAGGGCCGCTTTTTGAAAGACTTTCTGTTGATATTAAAGCTGGAGATATTGTTGTTATTACCGGACATAACGGTTCCGGTAAAACTACTCTGGTCCGTCTGCTACTCGGACTTATTGACCCGGGCAGAGGGCAGATCCTTGCCGGAGGCGTTGACCTTCGTCAGCTTGCCGCGCCGTGGTGGAGAAGTCAGGTGATGTATCTTCCGCAGGAACCGCGGTTCTTAAACGCAACAATTAAAGAAAATATCTGCATGAATTGTCCTGATATTGATGATGAGCGAATTGGAAGAATCGTAGACGCTGCGGGGCTGAAAAGATACCTCAACACCAGTGTGCAAGGTCTTGAAGCACAGGTTGTTAACGGAGGGCAGGAGCTTGCCGTGGGCATCCGGCGCAGACTCGCTCTTGCTCGTGCTCTGGCTGTTCATGGCGCGGTATGTGTTCTGGATGAACCGACAGAAGGGTTCGATCCGGAAGGGTTACGGATTATGGATATGGTGATTAAATCTCTTGTAAATGCCAAAAAAACTTTGATTATAGTAACGCAGGATGTACGCTTAGCTGAACGTTCTGATGTTTTGATAGATCTCAGCAGCAAGCCTTTACCGACAATTTTATATCCATCTAAAGAAAGGCAAAGTCAGGGACGCAGTACCGCAGCTGGTGGAGAAAAAAATGATCAGTAA
- a CDS encoding HlyD family type I secretion periplasmic adaptor subunit, with translation MISNNRSEISGEVTAANHFFLFLCVIMCVAFFGWACLFKLDIVSQAEGEVIPSSRLKLVQHLEGGIVLKINAREGQSVSKGQELMELEDTASDSSVEELDVRVKGLRVNIARLEAEDKGLDKPDYPADIVENYPKIIERSLNLFQVRKERLINDLQSEKEKIIQREQDIKQITSRQRNSVTSLRLLREQIAISKGLLDEGLTSRYKHLGFLKEESSLKSSIDEDVAKLAKARSALMQAQADINEITNSYYAAVREELQDDRRELEEFSQRIRKFQDNLKRTVIRSPVNGVIKTLYVMSAGEVVRPGSTIMDIVPAGDKLVIEARLPIGDIGYVKDGQKAVVKLASRDASRFGHLDGKVVNISPDADTTQRGAMYYRVRIETDKDSFEHDGNYYRLFPGIQVIAGIHIGTRTVMEYILEPFMGSMSYAMRER, from the coding sequence ATGATCAGTAATAACAGATCTGAAATTTCCGGAGAAGTTACAGCTGCTAACCATTTTTTCCTTTTTTTATGCGTTATCATGTGTGTAGCTTTTTTCGGCTGGGCCTGTCTGTTCAAACTTGATATTGTGAGCCAGGCAGAGGGAGAAGTTATCCCCAGTTCAAGGCTTAAGCTTGTGCAGCACCTTGAGGGCGGTATCGTATTAAAAATCAATGCCCGGGAAGGTCAATCTGTTTCAAAAGGGCAGGAGTTGATGGAGCTTGAAGACACCGCCAGTGATTCCAGCGTGGAAGAGCTTGATGTGCGCGTGAAGGGATTGCGGGTAAATATCGCAAGGCTCGAAGCAGAGGATAAAGGGCTTGATAAACCTGATTACCCAGCAGATATTGTAGAGAATTATCCTAAAATAATAGAACGTTCTCTTAACCTTTTTCAAGTCCGGAAAGAGCGTCTTATAAATGACCTGCAATCTGAAAAAGAAAAAATAATTCAGCGCGAGCAGGATATTAAGCAGATTACTTCCCGCCAGCGAAATTCCGTGACAAGCTTACGACTTTTACGTGAACAGATAGCCATCAGCAAAGGGCTTCTCGATGAAGGATTAACCTCTCGTTATAAGCATTTAGGGTTTCTCAAAGAGGAATCATCTTTAAAAAGTTCAATTGATGAAGATGTAGCAAAGCTTGCGAAAGCTCGTTCTGCATTAATGCAGGCGCAAGCGGATATTAATGAAATTACTAATTCATATTATGCCGCGGTCAGAGAAGAATTACAGGATGATCGCCGTGAGCTTGAAGAGTTTTCACAGCGGATCAGAAAATTTCAAGACAATTTAAAACGTACTGTGATACGATCTCCGGTAAACGGAGTAATAAAAACTTTATATGTTATGAGCGCGGGGGAAGTTGTAAGGCCGGGGTCTACTATTATGGATATAGTGCCTGCCGGGGATAAACTTGTGATTGAAGCACGTCTTCCCATTGGCGATATAGGGTATGTAAAAGACGGGCAGAAGGCCGTGGTTAAGCTTGCCTCACGGGATGCTTCGAGGTTTGGGCATCTTGATGGAAAAGTTGTTAATATCAGTCCTGACGCTGATACCACGCAGCGCGGGGCCATGTATTACAGGGTCCGTATTGAAACGGATAAAGACAGTTTTGAGCACGACGGCAATTATTACCGACTCTTTCCGGGGATTCAGGTTATTGCAGGAATTCATATCGGAACGCGCACCGTCATGGAATATATTTTAGAACCGTTCATGGGATCGATGAGTTACGCCATGAGGGAGAGATGA
- a CDS encoding tetratricopeptide repeat protein, protein MSKTEQDVTVKKSNREDWLNSLPENGRKAFEEAVKMYSASRYEEAHNFYAMALLYSPDDPVILTNMGVLLRAQGKIRAAEECYRRALAIDPDSPGCWTNLGNVLRRLGKLKDAAYCHRKAFKLDKNFIDAYYNFGLTLQDLGKLDEAIKVYDFCLKAKPGDVRISWDRSLALLSKGDLLQGFEAYEYRWYRNDSIRRDFKQPLWDGSPLNGRRILLYSEQGLGDTLQFCRYVAEVANAGGKVILECQKELVSLLSGLEGLAVIVSAGKELPEFDVQAPLLSLPRIMKHDLGSLPSKCPYLTPPSESGFSVHVPPGTNLKVGIVWAGRATHKNDHNRSVEIENFFIFSRVPGVMLYSLQKGEQAVQREKSACGFLLRELASGCDDFGDTAKVLSQLDLVITVDTSVAHLAGALGIPVWVAIPYNSDWRWMRERTDSPWYPSMTLFRQECPGDWEQVFKNMLAVLIKKVRA, encoded by the coding sequence ATGAGCAAAACTGAGCAGGATGTAACTGTAAAGAAATCTAATCGAGAAGATTGGTTGAACTCTTTACCTGAAAATGGGCGTAAAGCTTTTGAGGAAGCTGTTAAAATGTATTCAGCCTCCCGTTACGAAGAAGCCCATAATTTTTATGCGATGGCTCTTTTATATTCACCTGACGATCCTGTGATTTTGACAAACATGGGAGTTCTCCTCCGGGCTCAGGGTAAGATCAGAGCCGCCGAAGAATGTTATCGCAGAGCCTTGGCAATTGATCCTGATTCCCCAGGCTGCTGGACAAATCTCGGGAACGTGCTGCGCAGGCTGGGGAAGCTTAAAGATGCTGCGTACTGTCATCGTAAGGCTTTTAAATTAGATAAAAATTTTATTGATGCTTACTACAATTTCGGGCTTACGTTACAAGATTTAGGTAAGCTTGATGAAGCAATCAAGGTGTATGATTTCTGTTTGAAGGCAAAACCGGGTGATGTCAGAATCAGTTGGGACAGATCGCTGGCATTGCTCTCGAAAGGTGACTTGCTTCAAGGTTTTGAAGCGTATGAATATCGTTGGTATCGTAATGACTCGATACGGCGTGATTTTAAACAGCCTTTGTGGGATGGTTCGCCCCTAAACGGCCGCAGAATTTTATTGTACAGTGAGCAGGGTCTTGGTGATACTCTGCAATTTTGCAGATATGTTGCAGAAGTTGCCAATGCCGGCGGAAAGGTCATTCTGGAATGTCAGAAGGAACTGGTTTCCTTGCTGAGCGGGCTTGAAGGGCTTGCGGTAATAGTAAGTGCTGGGAAGGAACTTCCTGAATTTGATGTTCAGGCTCCTTTGCTCAGCCTTCCCCGGATTATGAAACATGATTTAGGGAGTCTTCCATCAAAGTGCCCATACCTGACGCCGCCTTCCGAATCCGGCTTTTCAGTGCATGTGCCGCCGGGAACCAATCTTAAAGTAGGGATTGTCTGGGCTGGTCGTGCGACGCATAAAAATGATCATAACCGTTCAGTTGAAATAGAGAATTTTTTTATTTTTTCACGAGTTCCGGGGGTAATGCTTTATTCTTTGCAAAAGGGTGAGCAGGCGGTTCAAAGGGAAAAGTCTGCATGTGGATTTCTGCTTCGCGAGCTTGCGTCAGGGTGTGATGATTTCGGAGATACGGCTAAGGTATTAAGTCAACTTGATCTTGTCATCACAGTTGATACATCCGTAGCTCATCTGGCTGGAGCTCTTGGAATTCCGGTATGGGTTGCGATCCCTTACAATTCTGATTGGAGGTGGATGCGTGAACGTACAGATTCTCCGTGGTATCCGTCGATGACATTATTCAGGCAGGAATGTCCTGGAGATTGGGAACAGGTTTTTAAAAATATGCTGGCGGTTTTGATCAAAAAAGTACGTGCATAA